The Archocentrus centrarchus isolate MPI-CPG fArcCen1 chromosome 5, fArcCen1, whole genome shotgun sequence genome contains the following window.
GAGGGCGGCAGGCTCAGCGGGGAGGTTTGtgttaaattttctttttattttggtggGGTGGTTCTGTGAGTGTCTGACTCAGGCTTTAacattcttctgtttttgtcctCTACATAATGAAGTCTGTCTGGCTGTTAAATGTGAAATCACAGATGCTACTGATGTCCTTCTAACAAACCTGAGAGGAATGGGACATTTTACTGTCCTATGACATTTCCAGGAATAGCTTTGATAAGCCTAACCAggtgccaggaaaaaaaaagaaggtaaaaTTCTTATCTGTGAAAAGCCCTGTCTCCTTCACATAAACACAGTATAATAACACTGACATCTCAGTAGTTTGAGAGGAACTTGGCTCAGTGGAGTAATGTAGTTCTTTgtttaaacatttcaaaaagaCTGACTGGCTCGGTGAAGATATTCATACACTAAATGTATGGAAGCTGCACaaccatagacagtataaaaatgtttggaTTCAAAGAATCCTTTGGTTTGTTTGTAAGTTAAATGAGAAAAGAGTGATACCACTGTGACGTCTGCACTGCAGCTGCTttgcttagcttagcataatggctagaaacaacaggaaacagctaGGCTAGCTCCATCCACTTGTAATCAGAACCGTTAAAATTAGCTTATTAACATGTTTTATCTAATTAatttaatctgtgaaaaaaatatgcagtgaCCAAATTTAAATTGGTTTTTGAACTGGCGTGCCAAAATCTTTCCTGGCCCTATAACTAAACAGGGAATGCCAGGCAGTCACAGCCAAAGTCTGGAATTTTTTAGGACAAAGCAGGGTAGCTATTTCTCCCTTATGGCAGTTGATTATTGCCATAAGCAGTGATTTGGTTTTATTGTATGATTGTCACTAATTTTCCACTATAATGCAAACAATTCTAAAGGTATGATCTGTAATCCATCTGTATCCCAACCAAATATTAGAATAAACAAACGAATGATTATAATTTGGCACCATTTGAAAGCTGACAAATAGATTACAGACTGCACTTAAAACTGCTACATTTTACTTATTAACCTTATGTGAAACTAGTGCTGGTTGATATTTACTGAAGTTTTTTGAAACACAAATACTGAATGAAGAGCGTCTTCCTGTTGTTTCCTggtctttttacttttttttgtttatgtttttttttttttttttatgactttaaTGAAAAGTTTATCTGCACACCTGGAAACAGATAACATTCCAATATGTCTTTAGTGCATAAACACTGGCATGTGTCACTGCCAGTTCTGCACTTTCTGAGTGCTGTTCACTTTCAGACATCAACCCTCCTCCCTGCACTGACGCAGCCTCTGCAAAAGAAAACGAAGGAATCACTTCATTTTCCATTCGCAGGATGAAGCATTCTTTTCTCGCTACTCTAATTATGACTATGGCGGCCCTACATCAATTAGCCTTTTTCATCAGACTATCAAACAATACCCCTCCTATTTTGATACTTAAGTATAAGAGTAAATAGCTGGTGTGAACACTGGAGCTTGAGGAGGATCCAGTGAGCTGAACCTTTTTAATGCAAACCCACAGAAGCCGAAGAGAACGGTGAAAGTTTGCATCACCATAGAATGTTTCCTTGTTGCTCATAGGGACCTCATGACAGTTTGCAGTTTATTCATCTTAGTTTGCTGGGTGGAAAAGGACACATTTTTTGTCACTGGAGAAAACAtgattaaataaagtttttcaaTGTCCTTTGAGTGTTTTTTAGTATTCACAGGGAGATGCAAGCACATTATTTAGCAAATCTCTCAgtttaatgatttttaaaaaaaaaagattttctttttctttcatcatCAGGTTCATACATTTGTACTTTTAATCTTTTATACTTACTGCATGCCACTCAGTTGCGCAACTCTATTGTGGCTCATTAAATCTTACGTTGTTAAGTGGGTATGGCCATAGCCCTGCAGATCTATACACAATGAGACCACATACAGTAGATGGCTGCTTATTGGCCCGTTGTAGCTAAATGTCAGTGGACCCCACAGGCGCAAATGAAAGCTGTTGGGCGCGTGGTGGCGCACACTAATTTGGTTAATGATTAGCCGTCAGTTAGTCTCTGCAGTGCAGGCAAGCTGAGAAGAAACTTGAAAAACCCTGCTTTGCCCTTTAAAGACCCAAACACTGATCTTTCTAACCGCAAAACTGTGTATTATAAGATAAGAAAAAGGttactgaaaataataaaattagttTTCAGCTAGCCAACTGAATAGATGGATCACGCACTTTAAGATGTTTCTACTGTAGTAATTAATTTTGCTAAGATCACATTCAAATGTCACATTGGCGTTGCATTTACAAACATTTATTGTCAAACAAATTAaactttaatctttttttctgtgttttttgcgTTAGTTTTACAGTCAAACCTCCTCCGCGGTGGCCGTAAATTCTCATGTGTACCCCACCCTGGACAGTTTGCCTTTATGGTAAACATGGAGAACCCGGTTCTCTTTGAGTCAATATAAAACGTTAGACACGAATCACCAAATACACGCAGCTTAAATGGTTTTTTCTTTGTCAATGTGCCTCGGTTAACTCGCATTTTTCGTGCGCGAAAAGCTGGTGCACAAAGGAAAGATGACCACATTAAAAAACTCTTTCATTTCACTTGGAAATACTGCGTGGATACTGCGTAAAACGCTGATGGGAACTGcatgttttaaactgttttaactGCGTAATGACGCACGGGGCACAATAGCTTTTGCGCACTGGCGCACACTTGATGTATTATTAAACTTAAAGATTTACCCTACCCTCACGGGGGGCAGCTGGATCCCACGCAGACCACATCTGAACCGAGAAAAAGGGGGTCCAGCACACGATATAAGCCACCACGATCACAAAGGTCATCTTCACTGTTGTGATCTTCGCCTTGGAGATGAGCTTTACACTGCTTACACGGGCCAGTGTGTTGCTTTTGGTGGTTTTAGGCGTCAGGCTTATACATTGCTCCCGTCTAGTTTTCAGTTTAAAGTTTTGCCATATTTTAAAGCTTATCAACCCGTAACAAATGCTCAGTATGGCCACTGGAATTATGTATATGGTGAGGCTGATCCAAGTGATGTAAGCTTTGGCTCCCCAAGGTTTCACGAAGTCGCCCCAGCAGTCGTACACTCCTGATCCAGCCGAGCCAACCTCTCTCAGGGAAAAGATGAACATCTGCGGGATACTGAAGAGCAGACTCAGGATCCAAGAAAATATGACATATAAACGGTCTTTTCTCCTGTGCAAAGAACGGAGCGGCTGACAAATTGCCAAACACCTGTCTATGGACATCAAAACTAACATATAAGTGGAGGCGAACATCCCAACGACCTGCAGGTATTTCACCAACCGGCACAAGATGTCTGGTCCATAGAACCGAAATGTAATGTCCCAAATAAGTTGAGGGAGAACTTGAAATATCGCCACAACCAGATCGGCGATGCTCAGGTGTTTCATGAAATAATACATACGAGACTGGCTGTGTTTGGTTGTGTGGATAGCCAACAGGACGCACAGGTTACCCGCGAGCGCCAGGAAGAGCACCAAGGCGAGCACAGTCACCTCCACCCTCGCCACTTCTTCATTTCGCTTCAGGGGGTTTGTCTGATTCGAGCCACCGGTTCCGTTAATGAGACTCGAGTTCCTCCAAGATTCATTGAACTGCCAAATGTCACTTTCATTTGAAATACTTTCCATTGCCGCAGTCTCGTCCTCCGCGGATGCGTCAGGGTTGTGCAGTCATGCAATAGCTGAAAGAGTCACCTGGAGGGTCTTTAAGTCTTCCTTGCGTCCTCAAAAGTGGCAAGACATAATCATGCTCAAAAATGTTTCCTTATCAATAAAGGAAGGGATTCGCTCTTTGAACCTCAATCACCCATACCCTTTCCCCCCTGAAAGCAGGATATGCGTGTGAGAGAGGAGCAAAATGCCTCCACTTATCTAAATTATATAAAACGGTTCACAAAAAGGccaatgaaaaagaaacttaAGCGGCAGAAGACAACAGCAGTGACCAACAACTGGGTCTAAAATAGATGAGTAGAGCAGAAtactccaaaaacaaaaaacattatatCTCAATTAAGAGGCTGTGAGCTTAAAATTATATATTCATCTGCTTTCAAAATCAAGGTTTGGAAAATGTTACAATCAGGGGGAAAAAACTACAGAATGGAAAGCTCCACCATGATCTGTGGTAAGAATCCGAAT
Protein-coding sequences here:
- the oxtra gene encoding oxytocin receptor: MESISNESDIWQFNESWRNSSLINGTGGSNQTNPLKRNEEVARVEVTVLALVLFLALAGNLCVLLAIHTTKHSQSRMYYFMKHLSIADLVVAIFQVLPQLIWDITFRFYGPDILCRLVKYLQVVGMFASTYMLVLMSIDRCLAICQPLRSLHRRKDRLYVIFSWILSLLFSIPQMFIFSLREVGSAGSGVYDCWGDFVKPWGAKAYITWISLTIYIIPVAILSICYGLISFKIWQNFKLKTRREQCISLTPKTTKSNTLARVSSVKLISKAKITTVKMTFVIVVAYIVCWTPFFSVQMWSAWDPAAPREAMPFIISMLLASLNSCCNPWIYMCFAGHLFQDLRQNFLCCSTRYLKSSQCHCERDFNSSHKSNSSTFAIKSTSSQRSITQTSTT